A stretch of DNA from Cannabis sativa cultivar Pink pepper isolate KNU-18-1 chromosome X, ASM2916894v1, whole genome shotgun sequence:
GATGcaaaattggaagatcataccaatcaaagatcgattctatggactccggtacgcttccgctattccttaattttattgtttgattctcttgaattaattagggTTATATTCTGAGTTTACAGtattctaacatgtggtatcaagaGCATCTCTAAATTAATTCTTGAGAATTTATGGTAGTATTGATCTtccattaaattattattatttttttttttttgcatttagaATATTTAGTTAATCAtgctatatatttaaatgttccACCGCTGCAAATTTGTTCAATCGTAGGTATATATATTGCATGCGATTGAATTTTTGGATTTGCAGTAATATATTTCTGCGATGAACAACTAtaagtatatttatacatataaaagtcGATCgcatactttatatatatattcgatGTGCGATAGAAACTTTGATATATTGGTTATTGGTTTTGTTCGACATACTTTATGATTTGATGGCTATTTGTttgaattgtatatatatatatacatatatgatttGAAAGTCGGTTCTGGTGATTCTGTTACACCGAATGCATGAtgcattcaattttattttattttttttttatttgttttttaacaGTAATGTATCATGATGCATTAAAGTTCACACAGTAATATATGTTTTCATTATGCATGAATGGATACTGCGAGAATGGATGTAAtgcatcattattattattattttattaaaataaataatagttttaattataataataatacagtaacaatttaattcaaattttggtttaaagtttattaaatatatctaatatttaattaaattaattgaaacaaaatatcaccaaagtgatttcttttgtgtagattaatttaataaaaatattatgataattgTGTGTATGTGattcataaatttattaactaaccCAAAGGTGAGttaatatttggttgaatttcatgcatgtttgtggtgataaatgtgtgacaattataaggtattttaTGTGAACAATTTGTTAGTCCAAAGATTACATATTgtttgacataatttattgtcaatatttgatcactacaacaagagtaccgcttgcaattaatattactgtccaaagacttaatattaatgttgtgtttggtatcttgagatgggatcaaccattatttgaatttattgttttatttggattcttatatgagcatgttatttatgtaattgtaTTGTTCTTTTCAGCTGTTGCTAGTGTATCTGCTAACCTTAATTCTGCACGGtccttaatggtaataaatttAAGGACTGGAAGGAGAACATTTTTATTGTTCTTGGCCGCATGGATCTTGACCTTGCATTAAGGATGGATCGTCCCGCTTCTCTTACGGATACCGCACCTCCGAGCAAAGGAGGATTTATGAGAAGTGGGACCGTTCAAACCGCATGAGTCTTATGATCATTAAGCGCGGCATACCTGAGGCTTTTAGGGGTGCGGTGTCCGAGGAGGTCACCGATGCCACAACTTTCCTTGCTGAAATTGAGAAGCGCTTTGCAAAAAGCGATAAGGCGGAAACAAGtactcttttaaagaaacttatttccatgaagtttaagggcaaggaaaacataagggagtacattatggaaatgtcTCACCTTGCTTCAAAGTTGAAGGCACTAAAGCTTGAGCTTTCGGATGACTTGCTTGTGCATTTAGTGCTTATCTCTCTTCCTCCACAATTCAGTCAATTTAAAGTCGGCCATTACACCGCCAAAGGGAGAAGTGGACTCTTAATGAGCTCATTTCAttttgtgttcaagaggaagaaagattgaagcaagaaaagactgaaagtgctcatttggcaagcacctctaaggataagggcaagaaaagaaagaatgaggCTGCTAAGGATAAAGGTCCTGCACATAAGAAACAAACTCAAACCAACAGTGATGATGGTTGTTTCTTTTGCAACATGAAAGGACACATGAAGAAGGAATGTGCTAAGTATATTGCATGGCGAGCAAAGAAAGGTACATTTCTTActttggtctgttctgaggtaaatttagcttcagtaccaagaaacacttggtggttaGATTCCGGTGCTACTACTAACATcagtgtttctatgcagggttgcctgagTTACCGAAAGCCAAATGATGCTGAAAGAAGCATTTATGTGGGAGATGGCAAGTCGGTAAATGTGGAAGCAATAGGGCATTTTAGGTTGTTGTTAAGTACTGGTTACtatttggacttaatagatacttttgttgtaccgtcttttagacggaatttggtttctgtttcttgtttggacaaattgggttattgttgttcatttggaaacaattgctttagtttatctattaattcaaataccGTTGAACCGGTTCACTTATGGTTTATGACAACTTATATTTGCTTGACACTGTTGCTTCTTATAATGAAACCTTGAATGTGGAATCACGTGGTACTAAGCGTAAAATAGATAATGAAAAATCAAGTTCCTTATGGCACAAACGGTTAGGTCACATCTCTAGAAATAGAGTTGAGCGACTTGTATCTGATGGAATTTTAGATTCAATTGATTTTTCAGACTTTGATGTTTGTATTGAATGCATCAAAGGCAAACAGACCAAAACAAAGAAATTGGGTGCGAAAAGAGCTACCGATGTCTTAGAGTTGATACAtacagatatttgtgggccatttCCTACACCTTCTTGGAATGGTCAACGATACTTTgtatcattcatagatgattactcaagatatgcgtacctatttctacttcatgaaaagtctcaagtgttggacgtgttcaaatcttttaaggctgaagttgagaatcaacttagcaaaagaataaagcaagtcaggtctgaccgtggtggtgagtactatgGCAGATATGACGGAtcaggtgaacaacgtccaggaCCTTTTGCCAGATATCTAGAGGAGTGTGGAATTGTCCCACAGTACACTATGCCAGGATctcctagcatgaatggtgttgctgaaagACGAAACCGTACTCTTAAAGATATGGTAAGGAGTATGATCAGTCATTCAACCTTACCAGAATCACTCTGGGGAGAGGCACTTAAGACAGCAGCCTACATTTTGAATAGGGTACCAACTAAAGCAGctgcaaaaacaccttatgagctttggacagggcgaaagcctagtcttaagcactttcatgtttggggatgtccagctgaggcTAGGCCTTATAGGCCAAATGAAAAGAAGCTGGAACCTAAAACTGTGagcagctactttattggaTATTCTGAACGATCTAGGGGTttcaagttttatgatcccaaagTAAAGAATATATTTGAAACGGGAACTGCAAAGTTTTTTGAGGATATtgagtttggggggagaaataCGGTTAAAGACTTTGTTTTTGAGGAGGATTTAGAATCACCCACTTCTCTTGaagatgagttgattcctattcCAATAGTTGCTTTTGACAATGTTCAGGATTCTAATCCTAATATTGAT
This window harbors:
- the LOC115698136 gene encoding uncharacterized protein LOC115698136, giving the protein MTSWKLPRLTEVRGRTWNLLAGSKKPTPPVKGHELLLVRPLHRQREKWTLNELISFCVQEEERLKQEKTESAHLASTSKDKGKKRKNEAAKDKGPAHKKQTQTNSDDGCFFCNMKGHMKKECAKYIAWRAKKGLPELPKAK